In Aspergillus flavus chromosome 3, complete sequence, one genomic interval encodes:
- a CDS encoding cytochrome protein → MSPSRDPLQHPGSILLNNIRSSSINIATMALAAEYFSHALSQPYGSSFWVAVAASLVFICYITCDTVYNLCLSPLSSFPGPRLWAVSNIPRQLSILGGRSHLKMLALHHRYGPVVRVGPSELSFNSPQGFRDIYGFRRGQPQFQKDPKMYGSPLTGISNSIGGHVDSDTHSRHRRLLSHSFSERSLREQEGIVVYYVDLFIQRLRERTSVNKIHRAEEDLKSWFNFTTFDIIGDLMFAETFDCLKDSQLHPWIALMFNNVKGIAFLGVLNEYSLFRKMQGALLPKALKQKMLENHKLCAQKADRRLQKGASRPDFVSAILKHGLSDDKEEFIENQPLMSRAEIHANSIFITIAGSETTASLLSGCLFYLCKHKYIMDQLNKEIRTTFSKDEEITSSKCFNLSYLNAVLKESLRLYPPVAASLLRLVPKGGCTIDGHFVPEDVTVSTHHYASYRDAANFTFPEQFIPERWLGTDNRFDSDRKDVVQPFSLGPRDCLGKNLAHMEMRLILSKLLFNFDIHLTPESENWVQQKMFIVWDKPALMVRLTDRFA, encoded by the exons ATGTCGCCTTCTAGGGATCCCCTTCAACATCCAGGATCTATTCTTTTGAACAATATACGCAGCAGTTCCATCAACATAGCGACCATGGCCCTTGCAGCTGAGTACTTTTCACACGCCTTAAGCCAACCTTACGGCAGCAGCTTCTGGGTGGCTGTGGCTGCATCCTTGGTG TTTATATGTTACATAACATGCGATACTGTCTATAACTTATGCCTTTCTCCATTGTCATCTTTCCCTGGACCTAGACTCTGGGCTGTGTCCAATATTCCTCGTCAGCTAAGCATCTTGGGAGGCCGTAGCCATTTGAAAATGCTGGCCCTTCATCATCGCTACGGCCCTGTTGTGCGAGTTGGTCCCAGTGAGCTCTCGTTCAACAGCCCCCAAGGCTTTCGAGACATTTATGGGTTCCGTCGTGGACAACCACAGTTTCAAAAGGATCCTAAGATGTATGGCTCGCCGTTGACCGGAATTAGTAACAGCATTGGCGGGCATGTCGATAGCGACACTCACTCCAGACACAGGCGATTGCTatcccattccttctccgaGCGGAGTCTACGTGAACAAGAAGGGATAGTCGTATATTACGTCGATCTTTTTATTCAACGACTGAGAGAGAGAACTAGTGTCAATAAGATACATAGAGCAGAAGAGGATCTCAAAAGCTGGTTCAATTTCACCACCTTTGATATTATCGGTGATCTTATGTTCGCAGAGACCTTCGACTGTCTCAAGGACAGTCAACTGCATCCGTGGATCGCTCTCATGTTCAACAACGTGAAGGGTATCGCGTTTCTTGGAGTATTGAACGAATATTCACTGTTTAGGAAAATGCAAGGGGCTCTCTTACCAAAAGCTCTGAAACAGAAAATGCTGGAGAACCATAAGCTTTGTGCCCAAAAAGCAGACCGCCGGCTTCAGAAAGGAGCCTCTCGCCCAGACTTTGTGTCCGCCATCCTGAAACATGGGCTCAGTGATGATAAGGAAGAGTTCATCGAGAACCAGCCCCTCATGAGCAGAGCTGAGATCCATGCAAACTCAATCTT TATTACCATCGCAGGGAGCGAGACCACGGCGTCGCTACTATCTGGATGTCTCTTCTATCTGTGTAAACATAAGTATATCATGGACCAActcaacaaagaaatccGGACCACATTCTCTAAGGACGAGGAAATCACGTCGTCTAAATGCTTCAACCTTAGTTACCTCAACGCAGTCCTTAAAGAATCACTCCGTCTGTATCCACCAGTGGCGGCAAGCCTTCTACGACTAGTCCCTAAGGGTGGATGTACAATTGACGGCCACTTCGTTCCAGAAGAT GTAACCGTTTCCACTCACCATTATGCATCATACCGTGATGCAGCGAACTTCACGTTCCCAGAGCAATTCATTCCCGAGCGATGGCTGGGAACCGACAATAGGTTTGACTCTGACAGAAAAGATGTGGTGCAGCCATTTAGTTTGGGCCCCAGAGACTGCTTGGGAAAAAA CTTGGCACACATGGAGATGCGTTTGATATTGTCTAAATTGCTGTTCAATTTCGACATACACCTCACTCCCGAGAGTGAGAATTGGGTTCAGCAGAAGATGTTTATCGTATGGGATAAACCGGCACTGATGGTTAGATTGACTGACAGATTTGCATGA
- a CDS encoding beta-hexosaminidase translates to MFWGQLVNIGLFLSLSIGGYSRLVTIPTIPFTETSDTYSLARLTSIVVDARYANAVDNDGATQIPPTLQQFAETFQNDLQSTLGIDIPLTSSMTAAPNSIFFTLTNETGFHDAAGRNTSEAYTLTINEDGVEIAGASPLGAWWGSRSLIQAAVVSGHTLPQGSAVDAPGWTTRGIMLDAGRHFYPPEFLIEMCAFLSFFKQNAFHVHLSDNLYNNVDRYSAQQSMDLYAAFRLWSDGPALAGLNKRANESYTKEQFDNIQQQCARRGVTIIPEIEAPGHALVISQWRPELALDDLSMLNITHPNTIPTMKSIWKTFLPWFHSKTVHIGADEYDKDLVADYTSFVNTMQDYIFKESGKSMRIWGTFIPSQGANVSTDVSIQHWEFFEDNPYFDYIQNGYNVLNSDDAFYIVGKWSGSYPSTLNKTRVFHGNPAGGAYAPNIFDTKNSTNNPPRNDPHVLGHIAALWNDYGPNSTTVLETYYSWRDTLPALADKQWGGSILEDEYDAIFDKIHAAIPGQNLDRQVKSHTDTILHYKFDKDTETIIDHSGNGYDGIIRGCHVQNSTLVLSNGCYVDTPLGSKGRDYTLSFWVNPASQTPGTLFTGPDSTLLSGNGSISNVTLISGDNPYSLNYSLPLDTWTQVNLIGKGNQTLLRVSDSGAESTSMEFLARLGINGESQVWAPIGIEAPLARIGEGFNGMMREVVLRGSAD, encoded by the exons ATGTTCTGGGGTCAACTTGTGAATATAGGTCTTTTCCTATCTCTTTCTATAGGAG GGTACAGCCGGCTGGTCACTATACCAACTATACCGTTCACTGAGACGAGTGATACCTATTCGCTGGCTCGACTCACCAGTATTGTGGTCGATGCGCGCTATGCCAATGCGGTAGATAATGACGGCGCAACCCAAATCCCACCGACGTTGCAACAATTCGCGGAGACTTTCCAAAATGACCTCCAGTCCACGTTAGGGATTGATATACCACTCACGTCTAGTATGACGGCCGCACCCAattcaatcttcttcacgCTCACCAATGAGACCGGATTTCATGATGCTGCCGGGAGAAATACCTCGGAAGCATACACGCTGACAATAAACGAAGATGGCGTGGAAATCGCTGGAGCCAGTCCGCTTGGTGCTTGGTGGGGATCGCGGTCATTGATTCAGGCGGCGGTCGTCAGTGGTCACACTCTTCCGCAGGGGTCTGCAGTTGATGCGCCTGGGTGGACTACTAGAGGTATCATG TTGGATGCTGGGCGCCATTTCTACCCACCTGAATTTCTTATCGAAATGTGCGCGTTTCTGTCCTTTTTCAAACAGAATGCATTTCACGTGCATCTGAGTGATAATCTCTACAACAACGTAGACCGATATTCTGCTCAGCAGTCGATGGATCTATATGCAGCATTCCGCCTATGGTCGGATGGTCCTGCACTAGCTGGGCTCAATAAACGCGCCAATGAATCATATACCAAGGAACAATTTGACAACATCCAACAGCAGTGTGCCCGACGAGGTGTCACCATTATCCCCGAAATCGAAGCACCAGGTCATGCGCTGGTCATCTCCCAGTGGCGCCCTGAGCTGGCCCTGGACGATCTCAGCATGCTTAACATTACTCACCCAAACACCATTCCTACTATGAAGTCCATTTGGAAGACATTCTTGCCCTGGTTCCACAGCAAAACCGTTCACATCGGAGCAGACGAATATGACAAAGATCTTGTGGCCGACTATACATCGTTCGTTAATACGATGCAGGACTATATCTTCAAAGAATCAGGCAAGAGCATGAGAATCTGGGGTACCTTCATCCCATCGCAGGGTGCCAATGTGTCCACAGATGTCTCCATTCAGCATTGGGAGTTCTTCGAGGATAATCCTTACTTCGACTACATTCAGAATGGCTATAATGTGCTCAATTCGGATGATGCGTTCTACATTGTAGGCAAGTGGTCCGGTAGCTACCCATCCACGCTGAACAAGACCCGTGTGTTCCATGGCAATCCCGCCGGCGGGGCTTATGCTCCCAACATCTTCGACACCAAGAATTCCACCAACAATCCTCCTCGAAATGACCCTCACGTCCTCGGTCACATCGCGGCTCTGTGGAATGATTATGGTCCAAACTCCACTACAGTCCTTGAGACGTATTATTCGTGGAGAGACACACTTCCAGCCTTGGCCGACAAACAATGGGGCGGGAGCATTCTAGAGGACGAATATGATGCAATATTTGACAAGATTCACGCCGCAATCCCTGGACAGAACTTAGATCGCCAAGTAAAAAGTCACACCGATACCATATTACATTATAAATTCGACAAAGACACCGAGACCATCATTGACCATTCTGGAAACGGCTACGATGGAATCATACGAGGATGCCACGTCCAAAACTCTACGCTCGTCCTTTCCAACGGCTGCTACGTGGACACCCCACTAGGTAGCAAAGGAAGAGACTACACTCTATCATTCTGGGTGAACCCCGCCTCACAGACCCCGGGCACCCTCTTCACCGGACCCGACTCGACCCTTCTCAGCGGAAATGGGTCGATTAGCAATGTGACTTTAATAAGCGGTGATAATCCATACTCACTAAACTACAGTCTTCCACTGGATACGTGGACGCAAGTGAATTTGATTGGAAAGGGCAATCAAACCCTGCTCAGAGTTTCTGATTCGGGTGCAGAGTCTACCAGTATGGAGTTTCTTGCACGCTTGGGGATCAATGGCGAAAGTCAGGTTTGGGCTCCCATTGGAATTGAAGCCCCACTGGCCCGCATTGGGGAAGGCTTCAATGGGATGATGAGGGAGGTTGTTCTACGTGGGAGTGCTGACTGA
- a CDS encoding Tim17/Tim22/Tim23/Pmp24 family-domain-containing protein, with the protein MSFWDSLSGRKQSKGPEFDPSTAQDATSFLSEVAIPDPTSLHPLAGLNQDTLDYITLEDSALDETPGSRSLLPSRGWSDDLCYGAGTTYLAGLTIGGAWGLAEGMKKVPATAPPKIRLNGVLNAITRRGPFLGNSAGVVAMVYNGFNSGIGYVRGKHDSANSVVAGALSGMLFKSTRGLKPMMISGGIVASIAGGWAVCGIHSFLMLEVSLTRP; encoded by the coding sequence ATGTCTTTCTGGGACTCACTCAGCGGCCGCAAACAATCCAAGGGCCCCGAATTCGACCCTTCCACTGCGCAAGATGCTACGTCGTTCCTCTCGGAAGTCGCCATTCCTGATCCTACCTCTCTCCACCCCTTGGCTGGCCTGAACCAGGATACCCTCGATTATATCACCCTCGAAGACTCCGCCCTTGATGAAACACCTGGCTCGCGATCACTTTTGCCATCGCGTGGATGGTCCGATGACCTGTGTTATGGAGCCGGAACAACGTACCTTGCCGGTTTGACCATTGGAGGAGCATGGGGTCTTGCTGAAGGCATGAAGAAGGTGCCTGCGACAGCACCCCCCAAGATTCGCCTCAACGGTGTCCTGAACGCTATCACAAGGAGAGGTCCTTTCCTCGGAAACTCCGCCGGTGTAGTGGCTATGGTATATAACGGCTTTAACTCCGGAATCGGATATGTGCGAGGAAAGCATGACTCTGCCAACAGTGTCGTTGCGGGTGCCCTAAGTGGTATGCTCTTCAAGAGCACCAGGGGTCTTAAACCCATGATGATCTCTGGCGGTATTGTGGCTTCTATTGCAGGAGGCTGGGCTGTATGTGGAATCCATTCGTTCCTAATGTTGGAAGTTTCGCTAACTCGACCATAG
- a CDS encoding cell cycle-associated protein, producing the protein MDSQAGSSVPGDAGYQKMEAISQDIQLLPEATLKEISKGLLVKFVLSCEDINKVNRVWQSLLKTFSTASTSNTHTVASCNALSAFLDTALTSKYEGTRKLAFANETWTAVFDIYMARYKDSNPKGMRQILECLVNLFNKNPQGTDKDVIRSNITETTIPSIILGEPRSRLKASFVSLETLLRKSAISPIEFISMVERWLLENRERWISLLQEDCKALSIDITRLLGSAPSSESKQIVAEILLFRLLTQAKTAELAASSGDLMAAFFLKVKSSGMSDPSTQEISQNLSSIWVAPVRHLALQKLGNLELMSNYTLQPLFKLDPVGFRAFLDGLHLKNLLAGDMSEAPLPELTLLFASLQMAKKVGLVHEDNYIPKAGSSTNDAQNALVLKSEMIGQFLFHREHSIRIAALSLLITAPATTKPVSSATIRAILKGLPSMHSESADPYARGEILSLIRKLIPRLKGGILSEHESLAEANISNSKRHPPKFARDDSETQKCLKEYLDLLKDDLRPTASYPRHIMALKTLIHLLESGLDARYAGHIAAKQVGNVTKWRLNMDIFEPSLLRLLVDLLLDPYEEVRATSLTLLNLFPQDVLLSGYLRSRSNGKHEKPQLVDALNRAEQLASNTSRADHADTVARLYHIFFTAADDSSSKVAGSWWETKQGVVDTLLKKLEEKLSLAGGLFNSSMRDAPLHGYVSALRYIVLTPDFHVLISNAQTGYEAWRAVHSRIVAVCDKIWIEVKPVLCIDSPEGHTDEPIDDLNVGPKDILSYSWRALRESSLLLYATLANRTYGPTGELGLTKSDFEMIGVASFTQLAELRHRGAFSTVSQTFATCCLRCGQSSDPEIASLPHNWYQEARKIIFETASKLTRRSAGLPALATGILSSNPGGQLFQEVIKELLEISHLPVQQDDDNQEMELPQVHALNCLKEIFTNTKVAAHTEPFIMPALNLSAEQLGSPVWNLRNSGLMLFRALLTRMCRRGTGLGFGGNSGSEPGGRISFQKYPGLIQLLSDLLSSSNARNNAEQGDHAMVTERVFPALELIAEKVPNVYDTDDAMLLELVREQLKSPVWGIREHAARVYASLLNRPDILKDIQTLLDTERDLKSQDYLHGKALSIKYALRRFGSASVSFWNEHIHEVSAALRQIFATLFPIAESPFVANTLLEILGESVEKSFESGTEEKMLMTICYTYDSYGFQDILEYLFDSSNPNHNSLSKTRASSMLRRSLPWVGVLQMFVTGELDELAPFVKTVSTFDPNAGVWLLQRIQDTIGAKDKYRKTLLQLYPSIILGDYPEDVKGSAISSLASILEDLLDFHHDNFKDVELPWEELDQHINSKPNGEVWNRDRSDAGIRLQGCLLAAKVISNQAQISETDIRRWATKLRFAMEEETEYTTRDAAVTSLTAFARALRSKGKAPLVDKVYLEIYLILHDMLSDDDEDLRDMAAGTASWVLSYSSVAPSKAVALSPLNAGQLLADFMVDNYPESQLLSTKAIHYITGQEPKLSGSVEPTNLATVEAQLAELRKESTTLFEEERQNLFIEEIREVDIWSRRLLGLREAAFNERIVKEASKWVSDGLSYVADIMANESGMDGLVGWASKPETFTLGVRLISLAAVLVSEEFAAPGYLFEDRNSLREKLQRLLDNGEKSLLHENWVARIQDALGIEG; encoded by the exons ATGGATTCTCAAGCAGGGTCTAGCGTCCCGGGTGACGCCGGGTATCAAAAAATGGAGGCGATATCGCAAGATATACAACTCCTTCCGGAAGCGACCCTCAAAGAAATTAGCAAAGGGTTGTTGGTAAAATTTGTTCTGTCATGTGAAGATATCAA CAAAGTGAACCGAGTATGGCAGAGCCTATTGAAGACGTTTTCGACGGCTTCAACATCTAACACCCATACTGTGGCATCATGCAATGCGTTAAGCGCATTTCTTGACACCGCGCTTACTTCAAAATATGAAGGAACCAGAAAATTGGCTTTTGCCAATGAGACTTGGACTGCTGTATTTGACATCTATATGGCTCGCTATAAAGATTCAAATCCAAAGGGGATGAGGCAAATCCTAGAGTGCCTGGTCAACCTCTTTAACAAAAACCCTCAAGGAACCGACAAAGATGTTATCCGATCCAATATTACTGAGACAACCATCCCTAGCATTATCCTGGGCGAGCCTCGTTCACGACTCAAGGCGTCTTTTGTCTCTTTGGAGACTCTACTACGGAAGAGCGCAATCTCTCCCATTGAGTTTATCTCAATGGTAGAGAGATGGCTTCTGGAGAATCGGGAAAGATGGATCTCGCTCCTTCAGGAGGATTGCAAAGCTCTGTCCATAGATATCACTCGCCTCCTGGGAAGTGCCCCAAGCTCCGAGTCGAAACAAATTGTGGCAGAGATCCTTCTTTTCAGATTATTAACCCAAGCAAAAACAGCAGAGCTTGCTGCATCATCAGGGGATTTAATGGCTGCATTCTTCCTAAAAGTGAAAAGTTCTGGCATGTCTGACCCGTCAACTCAAGAGATTTCTCAGAACTTATCGTCGATTTGGGTGGCCCCAGTTAGGCACCTCGCGCTGCAGAAATTGGGAAATCTAGAGCTGATGTCTAATTACACCCTCCAGCCTTTGTTTAAATTGGACCCTGTTGGCTTTAGAGCGTTTTTGGACGGGCTACACCTGAAAAACTTGCTCGCAGGGGATATGAGTGAAGCACCTTTACCCGAGCTGACGCTTCTTTTTGCATCGTTGCAGATGGCAAAGAAGGTTGGCTTAGTTCACGAGGATA ACTATATTCCCAAAGCGGGGTCTTCAACCAATGACGCCCAAAATGCGCTCGTTCTCAAGAGTGAAATGATAGGACAGTTTTTATTCCACAGAGAGCATAGTATTAGGATAGCAGCCCTTTCACTTCTGATTACGGCACCTGCGACAACAAAGCCCGTTTCCTCAGCCACAATAAGAGCTATATTGAAAGGCCTGCCGTCTATGCACTCTGAATCTGCAGACCCATATGCCAGAGGAGAGATTCTGAGTCTGATACGCAAACTGATCCCTCGCCTCAAAGGTGGTATCCTGAGTGAGCATGAAAGCTTGGCGGAGGCAAACATCTCAAATAGCAAAAGGCATCCGCCAAAGTTTGCCCGTGATGATTCTGAAACACAAAAGTGCTTGAAAGAATATCTGGATTTACTGAAAGATGACCTGCGGCCCACAGCCTCTTACCCACGTCATATCATGGCGTTGAAAACGTTGATCCATCTACTTGAGTCCGGCCTCGACGCCCGCTACGCTGGTCATATTGCTGCCAAACAGGTAGGAAATGTAACAAAGTGGCGACTCAACATGGATATATTTGAGCCGAGCTTGCTCAGATTGCTGGTCGACCTTTTACTGGACCCATATGAGGAAGTGCGGGCCACATCCCTTACCTTGCTCAACTTATTTCCTCAAGACGTCTTGTTAAGTGGTTACTTGAGATCTAGAAGCAACGGAAAACATGAAAAGCCGCAGCTCGTGGACGCCTTGAATAGAGCGGAGCAATTAGCAAGTAACACTAGTAGAGCTGACCACGCCGATACTGTCGCTCGCTTGTATCACATCTTCTTTACAGCAGCAGACGACAGTAGCTCGAAGGTGGCGGGTAGCTGGTGGGAAACAAAACAAGGAGTTGTCGATACTCTCCTGAAGAAACTGGAAGAGAAACTTTCTCTTGCAGGTGGTCTCTTTAACTCTTCTATGCGCGATGCGCCCCTACACGGTTACGTCTCTGCTCTCAG ATATATTGTTCTGACTCCTGACTTTCATGTCTTGATCTCGAACGCACAGACAGGTTACGAGGCCTGGCGAGCTGTACATTCGAGGATAGTGGCTGTTTGTGACAAGATTTGGATTGAAGTGAAACCTGTGCTTTGCATTGATTCCCCGGAAGGCCACACCGATGAGCCCATTGACGATCTAAACGTTGGCCCCAAGGATATCCTTTCTTATTCTTGGCGTGCACTACGGGAGTCGAG TCTTCTGCTTTACGCAACACTCGCCAATAGGACGTACGGCCCGACAGGAGAATTAGGTTTGACGAAGAGTGACTTTGAGATGATAGGAGTGGCAAGTTTCACACAGCTGGCCGAGCTTCGCCATAGGGGTGCTTTCTCGACGGTGTCTCAAACATTTGCCACCTGTTGTTTGCGTTGTGGGCAGTCGAGTGATCCTGAGATTGCAAGCCTACCTCATAACTGGTATCAG GAAGCTAGAAAGATTATTTTCGAGACAGCGTCCAAGCTAACGCGTCGTTCCGCTGGGCTTCCTGCACTGGCCACTGGGATTCTTTCATCTAATCCAGGAGGGCAGCTCTTCCAAGAGGTCATCAAAGAGCTTCTCGAGATATCTCATCTCCCAGTACAACAAGATGACGATAACCAGGAGATGGAGTTACCTCAAGTCCATGCTCTGAACTGCCTAAAAGAGATTTTCACCAATACCAAGGTTGCCGCTCATACAGAGCCGTTTATTATGCCCGCTTTGAATCTGTCAGCTGAGCAGCTGGGGTCGCCAGT TTGGAACCTGAGAAATTCTGGATTGATGCTCTTCCGAGCTTTACTAACGCGTATGTGTCGCAGGGGTACTGGCCTAGGGTTCGGCGGTAACTCCGGATCTGAACCCGGTGGTAGAATTTCTTTCCAGAAATATCCGGGTCTTATACAGCTACTATCCGACCTTCTGTCGTCATCTAATGCGAGAAATAACGCGGAACAGGGTGACCATGCGATGGTCACTGAGCGAGTCTTCCCAGCTTTGGAACTCATTGCGGAGAAAGTCCCGAATGTTTATGATACAGACGACGCGATGCTGCTAGAGCTAGTCCGGGAACAGCTCAAGAGTCCAGTGTGGGGCATCAGAGAACACGCAGCTCGTGTTTATGCATCCTTGTTGAATCGCCCTGACATCCTGAAAGATATCCAAACGCTGCTTGATACTGAACGAGATTTGAAGTCACAGGACTATCTTCATGGAAAGGCACTGTCCATCAAATATGCTCTGCGCAGGTTCGGATCTGCGTCGGTCTCGTTCTGGAATG AGCATATCCACGAAGTATCTGCAGCCTTACGACAGATCTTTGCCACACTGTTCCCAATCGCCGAATCTCCGTTCGTTGCGAACACTTTGCTGGAGATTCTGGGCGAATCGGTGGAGAAGAGCTTTGAGTCAGGCACGGAAG AAAAAATGTTGATGACTATCTGCTACACATACGACTCGTATGGATTCCAAGACATCCTGGAGTATCTTTTTGATTCTTCCAATCCCAACCACAATTCATTGAGCAAAACTCGCGCTTCTTCTATGCTTCGGAGATCTCTTCCGTGGGTTGGAGTATTGCAGATGTTTGTGACCGGTGAATTGGATGAGCTGGCACCATTTGTCAAGACCGTTTCGACGTTCGATCCCAATGCTGGTGTATGGTTGCTTCAGCGGATACAGGATACAATCGGAGCAAAGGACAAATACCGAAAGACGTTGCTGCAACTGTACCCCTCTATCATCCTGGGCGACTACCCCGAAGATGTGAAGGGCTCCGCTATCTCATCCCTGGCATCTATCTTGGAAGACCTACTTGACTTCCACCATGATAACTTCAAGGACGTCGAGCTACCATGGGAGGAATTAGACCAACATATCAATTCCAAGCCGAACGGCGAGGTATGGAATAGAGACCGATCCGACGCCGGGATACGTCTGCAAGGATGTCTTCTGGCAGCCAAGGTCATTTCCAACCAAGCTCAGATCTCTGAGACGGACATTCGCAGATGGGCAACGAAGCTCCGATTcgccatggaagaagagaca GAATATACCACTCGAGATGCCGCAGTGACCTCGCTGACAGCGTTTGCACGTGCACTGCGGAGCAAAGGCAAAGCCCCGCTTGTCGACAAGGTGTACTTGGAGATCTACCTTATCTTACATGACATGCtgagcgatgatgacgaagatctGCGTGATATGGCCGCCGGAACTGCCTCCTGGGTCCTGTCATATTCCTCCGTGGCTCCCTCCAAGGCCGTTGCCTTGTCTCCCTTGAACGCTGGCCAGCTCCTTGCTGACTTCATGGTCGATAACTACCCCGAGTCTCAACTCTTGTCCACTAAAGCAATCCACTATATCACCGGACAGGAACCGAAACTCAGCGGCTCTGTCGAGCCCACAAATCTTGCCACGGTAGAAGCACAGCTAGCCGAACTGAGAAAGGAGAGCACAACCTTgttcgaagaagagcgaCAAAACCTGTTCATCGAGGAAATTCGCGAAGTCGATATCTGGTCCCGCAGACTGCTCGGCCTGAGAGAAGCTGCCTTTAACGAGCGTATAGTCAAGGAGGCCTCCAAATGGGTTTCCGACGGCCTATCGTATGTTGCTGATATTATGGCCAACGAGTCCGGAATGGACGGACTGGTCGGCTGGGCCTCGAAGCCAGAAACATTCACCCTGGGCGTGAGACTGATCAGCCTCGCGGCTGTGCTGGTGTCAGAGGAGTTTGCAGCTCCTGGGTATCTATTTGAAGACAGAAATTCTCTCAGGGAGAAGCTGCAGAGACTACTTGACAATGGGGAAAAGTCATTGCTGCATGAGAACTGGGTTGCGAGAATTCAGGATGCATTGGGTATTGAGGGTTAG